A part of Arachis hypogaea cultivar Tifrunner chromosome 12, arahy.Tifrunner.gnm2.J5K5, whole genome shotgun sequence genomic DNA contains:
- the LOC112728803 gene encoding ubiquitin-conjugating enzyme E2 variant 1C translates to MTLGSAGSSVVVPRNFRLLEELERGEKGIGDGTVSYGMDDGDDIYMRSWTGTIIGPHNTVHEGRIYQLKLFCDKDYPEKPPSVRFHSRINMTCVNHETGVVEPKKFGLLANWQREYTMEDILTQLKKEMAAPHNRKLVQPPEGTYF, encoded by the exons TTCCTAGGAACTTCAGATTGCTGGAGGAACTTGAACGCGGAGAAAAAGGTATTGGAGATGGCACAGTTAGCTATGGAATGGATGATGGAGATGACATTTACATGCGCTCTTGGACTGGAACCATCATCGGCCCCCACAAT ACTGTTCATGAGGGAAGAATTTATCAGTTGAAGCTGTTCTGTGACAAAGACTACCCAGAAAAGCCCCCAAGTGTTCGGTTTCATTCAAGGATCAACATGACTTGTGTTAATCATGAAACTGGAGTG GTTGAACCAAAGAAATTCGGCCTTCTCGCAAACTGGCAAAGAGAGTACACTATGGAGGACATACTTACCCAGCTGAAGAAGGAAATGGCCGCCCCTCATAACCGGAAGCTTGTCCAGCCACCAGAAGGCACCTACTTTTAG